In one Nocardioides luteus genomic region, the following are encoded:
- a CDS encoding plasmid stabilization protein encodes MPQRAWSKKRERQYEHIKKGLLDRGENEDTAEEIAARTVNKERAREGESRESSRTSTEDISSGRRGGLRSHRGPGGRTKAQLYEEAKDKNVKGRSKMNKAELEKAVGR; translated from the coding sequence ATGCCGCAACGTGCCTGGAGCAAGAAACGCGAACGCCAGTACGAGCACATCAAGAAGGGCCTACTCGACCGCGGCGAGAACGAGGACACCGCCGAGGAGATCGCCGCCCGCACGGTGAACAAGGAACGTGCCCGCGAGGGCGAGTCCCGCGAAAGCAGCCGCACCTCGACCGAGGACATCTCCTCCGGTCGCCGTGGCGGTCTGCGCAGTCACCGCGGTCCCGGTGGGCGTACCAAGGCCCAGCTCTACGAAGAGGCCAAGGACAAGAACGTCAAGGGCCGCTCGAAGATGAACAAGGCCGAGCTCGAGAAGGCCGTCGGTCGCTAG
- a CDS encoding SDR family oxidoreductase — MNGTNGTNSLDGRVALVTGAGSGLGRATSRVLSVSGAYVAVSDRDPEAAQETVDLIRGEPRRGETEVVDLDVTSPSAVEKTVADLSERFGARFDLLINNAGTDRGSDLVDIDDDQWHDVFGVNVDGPMRLSRAFVRHRLALEDAPTQPVADIVSIASISALTVGAGAAAYNSSKAALLKLTEVMQTEAREREWPVRVSAINPAAMATPMMDQWGLPPERMMDPTIVAELIRFAVTLPEEACLQSAVVMLRNEGYPR, encoded by the coding sequence ATGAACGGAACCAACGGCACGAACAGTCTCGACGGCAGGGTCGCGCTGGTGACCGGTGCCGGGAGCGGCCTGGGGCGGGCGACGAGTCGGGTGCTCAGTGTCTCCGGAGCGTACGTCGCGGTCAGCGACCGGGACCCCGAGGCGGCCCAGGAGACCGTCGACCTGATCCGTGGTGAACCCCGGCGGGGGGAGACCGAGGTCGTCGACCTCGACGTCACCTCGCCCTCGGCGGTCGAGAAGACGGTCGCCGACCTCTCCGAGCGGTTCGGGGCCCGGTTCGACCTCCTGATCAACAACGCGGGCACCGACCGCGGCTCGGACCTGGTCGACATCGACGACGACCAGTGGCACGACGTCTTCGGCGTGAACGTCGACGGCCCGATGCGGCTCTCCCGTGCATTCGTACGTCACCGCCTGGCGCTCGAGGACGCGCCGACCCAGCCGGTGGCCGACATCGTCAGCATCGCCTCGATCAGCGCGCTGACGGTGGGGGCGGGTGCTGCTGCGTACAACTCCTCCAAGGCGGCGCTGCTCAAGCTCACCGAGGTGATGCAGACCGAGGCGCGCGAGCGGGAGTGGCCCGTCCGGGTCAGCGCGATCAACCCCGCGGCGATGGCCACGCCGATGATGGACCAGTGGGGGCTGCCGCCGGAGCGGATGATGGACCCGACGATCGTGGCGGAGCTGATCCGGTTCGCGGTGACGCTTCCGGAGGAGGCGTGCCTGCAGAGCGCCGTCGTGATGCTGCGGAACGAGGGCTATCCGCGATGA
- a CDS encoding hemerythrin domain-containing protein, producing the protein MSHVTEDLKKASELPEGDVVRILLQQHAGIRQLCSTVGNSEGPAKRQAFDDLRVLLAVHETAEELVVHPFVSAHGGETLTKALNADEKEASEMLARLEEVGVESPEFDESFPIFQIVVEQHAEEEERVEFPLLLSTLDEADRRTMGKRLTAAETVAPTHPHPGATGSVPKQLATMPFHSIVDRVKDALSRS; encoded by the coding sequence ATGTCCCACGTGACCGAAGACCTCAAGAAGGCCTCCGAGCTACCCGAGGGCGACGTGGTCAGGATCCTGCTGCAGCAGCACGCCGGCATCCGTCAGCTCTGCTCGACGGTCGGAAACTCCGAGGGCCCGGCCAAGCGCCAGGCGTTCGACGACCTCCGGGTCCTGCTCGCCGTGCACGAGACCGCCGAGGAGCTCGTCGTCCACCCGTTCGTCTCTGCCCACGGCGGCGAGACGCTCACCAAGGCGCTCAACGCCGACGAGAAGGAGGCCAGCGAGATGCTGGCCCGGCTCGAGGAGGTCGGCGTCGAGAGCCCCGAGTTCGACGAGAGCTTCCCCATCTTCCAGATCGTGGTCGAGCAGCATGCCGAGGAGGAGGAGCGCGTCGAGTTCCCGCTGCTGCTCAGCACCCTCGACGAGGCCGACCGCCGCACGATGGGCAAGCGGCTGACGGCGGCCGAGACGGTCGCACCGACCCATCCCCATCCCGGCGCCACGGGCTCGGTGCCGAAGCAGCTCGCCACGATGCCGTTCCACTCGATCGTGGACCGCGTCAAGGACGCGCTGAGCCGTTCCTGA
- a CDS encoding glycosyltransferase family 9 protein codes for MPTALVYRALGLGDLLAGVPALRMLRRALPQHRIVLAAPAAQTRLIALAAVVDEVIATEELEPVAWTGPPPDLAIDLHGNGPASRDLLRVLGPGRLIGFGEPGGPAWDPEEHERHRWCRLLAETLDTDVAADPDDVLLPPPGLEPPPEPDAVLIHPGAASASRRWPTDRFAAVATRMTLTGARVLVTGSPAERDLAEDVRSRAGLPPEANVAGSTDLMALASLVGSARLLISGDTGIAHLASALGTPSVILFGPTPPSRWGPPPGPHIALWRGDGPGDPHASVTDPALLRLRVDEVNDAALRLLSGRSRRPRASAPSA; via the coding sequence ATGCCGACGGCGCTCGTCTATCGTGCGCTGGGCCTCGGCGACCTGCTCGCCGGGGTGCCGGCGCTCCGCATGCTCCGCCGGGCGCTGCCGCAGCACCGCATCGTGCTCGCTGCCCCCGCGGCCCAGACCCGGCTGATCGCGCTCGCCGCCGTCGTCGACGAGGTCATCGCCACCGAGGAGCTCGAGCCGGTCGCCTGGACGGGTCCGCCGCCGGATCTCGCCATCGACCTGCACGGCAACGGACCCGCCTCCCGCGACCTGCTCCGCGTGCTCGGTCCCGGCCGTCTGATCGGCTTCGGCGAGCCCGGCGGGCCCGCCTGGGACCCCGAGGAGCACGAGCGCCACCGCTGGTGCCGGCTGCTCGCCGAGACCCTCGACACCGACGTCGCCGCCGATCCCGACGACGTGCTCCTGCCACCTCCCGGGCTGGAGCCGCCTCCCGAGCCGGACGCGGTCCTGATCCATCCCGGCGCCGCCTCCGCGAGCCGCCGCTGGCCGACGGACCGGTTCGCCGCCGTCGCCACCAGGATGACTCTCACCGGCGCCCGCGTCCTGGTCACCGGCTCCCCCGCCGAGCGCGACCTGGCCGAGGACGTACGCTCCCGGGCCGGTCTCCCGCCCGAGGCGAACGTCGCGGGCAGCACCGATCTGATGGCGCTGGCCTCCCTGGTCGGCTCGGCCCGACTGCTCATCAGCGGCGACACCGGCATCGCCCACCTGGCATCGGCCCTGGGTACGCCGTCGGTGATCCTGTTCGGACCGACCCCGCCCTCCCGCTGGGGCCCGCCTCCGGGCCCTCACATCGCGCTCTGGCGCGGTGACGGCCCCGGCGACCCGCACGCCTCGGTCACCGACCCGGCGCTGCTGCGCCTGCGCGTCGACGAGGTCAACGACGCGGCGCTGCGGCTGCTGTCGGGTCGGAGTCGACGTCCTCGCGCCAGCGCGCCGTCCGCTTGA
- a CDS encoding response regulator transcription factor, whose translation MRQGVLRVAVVSPQEVVMRGLTTMLADYPDRLVVTALPSVRSKAPGVDVILYDTLGLHLSDGSDLVHLLQETDANVLIFSRDMRPDLRVKAYSLGAKAWVSMSVHAGELVRAIEMTASGEPIGEREDRLGTVAGLTTREVEVLALITQGLSNADIAEKLVVSVNTLKSHIRQAYRKIQVTTRSQAVSWAITHGFAPPDENSVESGASVGARMVTDSVSTEQSG comes from the coding sequence ATGAGGCAGGGGGTGTTGCGGGTGGCCGTGGTCAGCCCGCAGGAGGTTGTCATGCGGGGGCTCACCACCATGCTTGCGGACTATCCCGACAGGCTGGTCGTGACGGCCCTCCCGTCGGTTCGCAGCAAGGCTCCGGGTGTCGACGTGATCCTGTACGACACGCTCGGTCTGCACCTGTCCGACGGCTCCGATCTGGTGCACCTGCTGCAGGAGACCGACGCCAACGTGCTGATCTTCAGCCGCGACATGCGGCCGGACCTGCGCGTCAAGGCCTACTCGCTCGGTGCCAAGGCCTGGGTGTCGATGAGCGTGCACGCCGGTGAGCTCGTTCGCGCGATCGAGATGACGGCCAGCGGTGAGCCGATCGGGGAGCGCGAGGACCGGCTCGGCACGGTCGCCGGGCTCACCACCCGCGAGGTCGAGGTGCTCGCGCTGATCACCCAGGGGCTGTCCAACGCGGACATCGCCGAGAAGCTCGTCGTGAGCGTGAACACGCTCAAGAGCCACATCCGTCAGGCCTACCGAAAGATTCAGGTCACCACCCGAAGCCAGGCGGTCAGCTGGGCGATCACCCACGGGTTCGCGCCCCCCGATGAGAATTCTGTGGAATCGGGTGCATCCGTGGGGGCAAGGATGGTTACCGATAGCGTATCGACAGAGCAGTCTGGGTGA
- a CDS encoding sigma-70 family RNA polymerase sigma factor, with amino-acid sequence MDRNQQGPSLLAPQQEDLVVRHLPVARSLAARYSGRGIEVEDLRQAARMGLVKAARRYDPEQGAFLSYAVPMAKGEMRRCFRDQARCVRAQQGDDESGSLVEQVGEVDPGFDRAEARVLVGEALEGLDETDLMVLRLRYAEGLTQAEIGERIGATQAQVSRTLARILRRMRVAVAA; translated from the coding sequence ATGGACAGGAACCAGCAGGGCCCCTCGCTTCTCGCCCCTCAGCAGGAAGATCTGGTCGTACGCCACCTCCCGGTAGCACGCTCACTGGCTGCCCGCTACTCGGGCCGTGGCATCGAGGTCGAGGACCTGCGCCAGGCCGCGCGGATGGGGCTGGTGAAGGCCGCCCGCCGCTACGACCCCGAGCAGGGTGCGTTCCTGAGCTATGCCGTGCCGATGGCCAAGGGCGAGATGCGCCGCTGCTTCCGGGATCAGGCCCGCTGCGTACGCGCTCAGCAGGGGGACGACGAGTCCGGCTCGCTCGTGGAGCAGGTGGGAGAGGTCGATCCCGGCTTCGACCGCGCCGAGGCACGGGTGCTGGTGGGGGAGGCGCTGGAGGGGCTCGACGAGACCGACCTGATGGTCCTGCGGCTGCGCTACGCCGAAGGCCTGACCCAGGCCGAGATCGGTGAGCGGATCGGTGCGACGCAGGCGCAGGTCTCGCGAACGCTCGCGCGGATCCTTCGCCGGATGCGGGTCGCGGTCGCCGCGTAA
- a CDS encoding UDP-glucuronic acid decarboxylase family protein: protein MNDWEESLRGARVVVTGGAGFVGSWVSERLLDAGAEVWIVDNLLTGSADKIEHLFGRPGFAITIADASHAIPDPGGVDLVMHLACPASPVHYQRLPLETLRVASEGTVNALELADRHHARFVLTSTSEVYGEPEVHPQREEYWGHVNPIGLRSVYDEGKRFAEATTMAYARERGVDVAVARLFNTYGPRMSLDDGRVVPAFLGQALSGEPLTVAGDGSQTRSLCWVEDTVEGLLRLACADVAGPVNIGNDREITMLELARMIIELTGSESRIHHVALPADDPHVRRPDLTRARLLLGWEPQMSLEEGLKRTARWREDVDSDPTAAAAPRR from the coding sequence ATGAACGACTGGGAAGAGTCGTTGCGCGGAGCCCGGGTGGTGGTCACCGGCGGAGCCGGGTTCGTCGGGTCGTGGGTGAGCGAGCGCCTGCTGGACGCCGGGGCGGAGGTGTGGATCGTCGACAACCTGCTCACCGGCTCGGCCGACAAGATCGAGCACCTCTTCGGCCGGCCGGGCTTCGCGATCACGATCGCCGACGCCAGCCATGCGATCCCCGACCCCGGCGGGGTCGACCTGGTGATGCACCTGGCCTGTCCGGCCTCGCCGGTCCACTACCAGCGGCTGCCCCTGGAGACGCTGCGGGTGGCGAGCGAGGGCACGGTCAACGCCCTCGAGCTGGCTGATCGTCACCATGCCCGGTTCGTGCTCACCTCCACCTCCGAGGTGTACGGCGAGCCCGAGGTGCACCCGCAGCGCGAGGAGTACTGGGGCCACGTCAACCCGATCGGCCTACGCAGCGTCTACGACGAGGGCAAGCGGTTCGCCGAGGCGACCACGATGGCCTACGCCCGCGAGCGCGGCGTCGATGTCGCGGTGGCGCGGCTGTTCAACACCTACGGCCCTCGGATGAGCCTGGACGACGGCCGGGTCGTGCCGGCCTTCCTGGGCCAGGCGCTGAGCGGGGAGCCGCTGACCGTTGCCGGCGACGGCTCGCAGACGCGGTCGCTGTGCTGGGTCGAGGACACCGTCGAGGGCCTGCTGCGGCTCGCCTGCGCCGACGTGGCAGGACCGGTCAACATCGGCAACGACCGCGAGATCACCATGCTCGAGCTGGCCCGGATGATCATCGAGCTGACCGGCTCCGAGTCCCGGATCCATCATGTGGCGCTGCCGGCCGACGACCCGCACGTACGCCGCCCCGATCTCACCCGCGCCCGGCTGCTGCTCGGCTGGGAGCCGCAGATGTCCCTCGAGGAGGGGCTCAAGCGGACGGCGCGCTGGCGCGAGGACGTCGACTCCGACCCGACAGCAGCCGCAGCGCCGCGTCGTTGA
- a CDS encoding sigma-70 family RNA polymerase sigma factor — MTTTTFETDLPRAERQRLTSELLAAAHEAEGEEQDRLIEEVILLNAAVARSIAHRYTGRGIPRADLEQVAYIALVRAAKSFHPDRADDFLTYAVPTIRGEVKRWFRDHGWTVRPPRPIQELQSTLLRIGSERGNLPTSELAEIAEVPEQKVREALDARGCFTPSSLDAPLRSGDSQSSGEATIGDMLPGIDGGLSDCETRLALEQAIHALCPRDQLVVRLRFLEDRSQAEIGEAIGVTQTQVSRILTRIIDELRAQLEGMEMAA, encoded by the coding sequence ATGACGACGACAACTTTCGAGACAGACCTTCCCCGAGCCGAGCGCCAGCGTCTGACCTCAGAGCTGTTGGCGGCAGCACACGAGGCGGAAGGTGAGGAGCAGGACCGGCTCATCGAAGAGGTGATCCTGCTCAACGCGGCGGTCGCCCGCTCGATCGCCCACCGCTACACCGGCCGTGGCATCCCCCGCGCCGATCTGGAGCAGGTCGCGTACATCGCCCTGGTGCGGGCCGCGAAGAGCTTCCACCCGGACCGTGCCGACGATTTCCTCACCTACGCCGTGCCCACCATCCGGGGTGAGGTGAAGCGCTGGTTCCGTGACCACGGCTGGACCGTGCGCCCGCCGCGTCCCATCCAGGAGCTGCAGAGCACGCTGCTGCGGATCGGCTCCGAGCGCGGCAACCTGCCCACCTCCGAGCTGGCCGAGATCGCCGAGGTCCCCGAGCAGAAGGTACGCGAGGCGCTCGATGCCCGTGGCTGCTTCACCCCCTCCTCGCTGGACGCCCCGTTGCGCTCCGGCGACTCCCAGTCCTCGGGCGAAGCGACCATCGGCGACATGCTGCCGGGCATCGACGGCGGGCTCTCCGACTGCGAGACCCGGCTCGCGCTCGAGCAGGCGATCCACGCGCTGTGTCCGCGCGACCAGCTCGTGGTGCGGCTGCGCTTCCTGGAGGACCGCAGCCAGGCAGAGATCGGCGAGGCCATCGGCGTCACCCAGACGCAGGTCTCCCGCATCCTCACCCGCATCATCGACGAGCTCCGCGCCCAGCTCGAGGGCATGGAGATGGCCGCATGA